The Chitinivibrionales bacterium genome includes the window CACTGCCGGATTTTCGGGTATTCGAAAATGAAAGTTATCAAAACAATTCTAGGACATCTTGGGTTGCTGGTGGAACTCTATTCGTTCAAGCGGGCTTACGGACGGATTGCCCGGTCGGAGGTATCGGCAGCCTCAGAGTGAATAGGTACTTTTAAATTAAAAGTAATTCGATAACTATATTATAAAAAAATCTTTAAGTATTGAAATCATATACCTATGGTGAATATTGAAATACTGCATAGAAAATTGCTTCGTGAATATCATGTTATGGAGAAGATATGAAGAGATACTTCAATAAAAGCCGTCGGTCATTTATAACCTCAATGGCTGCAGTTATAAGTGCTGCCATCTTTAATTCATGCTCAAAACAGGAAAAGAAAATGAAAGGCAAAAAATCAAATCCTCCGAAACCATCGGCTACTGTTTTTCGTGCAGTGAATGGTAATCCTGTACAAAATATGGGAAAAATACTTTCTATGATGGGAGGAATTGAAAATATTGTCGGTCACGATGATATTGTTGTTATTAAACCAAATCTCCAGTGGTGGAATCAGGGTGCACCCAATATTGCAGCAGTCCATTGTTTTGTCACTCAAATATTCAATCGGCCGGGAGGATTTAGCGGCGAAGTTGTTATTGCAGAAAACAGTCACATGGGTAAAGCCCCCTGGGAGCACGCGGGGTGGAACCGCAGGTTTGAGCGCAACAGTGGTCTTGAAGGAGTCTTCAATTATAACGAGCTGGCGAAGCTGCTCAGAAAAGACTATGGCGATGCATTTTCGGCATGTTACTTAATCAATGTTAAAACCGGAGCAAAACGTGTTTATTCCCCCTCTGAGGGGCCGGGGTATGTTTATTGTGACGGCACCGGGGGTGTTCCGCTCCTTAAAATCGACAACGGCCTGGATGGAGATCAAAAAAGAGAAACAATAATGACCTATCCGGTTATGAAAACAGATCGGGAAACGACAATTGACTTTAAAAACGGCATTTGGGAAAAGGATGCATATTCAGAGCGTCCGCTTCGTTTTTTCAACTTTGCCGCGCTCAATCATCACAGTTTCTACTGTGGTGTTACTTCGGCGGTAAAAAACTATCTTGGAATTGTAGATTTAAGTGGTGGACCAAATACGTTCGATGATGGTAAAATAATTGATAATTATTATAACTTTCACACTTTTCCTTTTGATTACTGGGATAAAGGCCCTGTTCCCGGAGTAATGGGTTCTGCGATCGGCTATTTTATGAAAACTGTCAGGAAAGCTGATATGAATTTTATTACCGCTCAGTGGTCTGGCCTTGCTTCAAGAGTTGAGCCACCAGTCTCAAAAACAAAAATTATAATGGCAAGTAAAGATCCCGTTGCTTTGGATTATCATGCATCAAAGTACGTGCTTCATCCTAATTCAAATGCAAAGGTACACGATCCTGACAACACCAGTCTTCCCCTTTATAATTATCTCGCAAAATGTGCAGAACAAACGGGATATATAATAGACGAAAAAGTCACCGCTGTTAAGTCATTTGATTTTTTAAAGGATGCTTTGCAGGATATTAATAATCTAGAAGTAAAAGGTGACAAAATATGGGGCAACCATTTAAAATCTATTGCTGAACATGTTTTACTTCACTTTATAACTTCGCGATAGATTTAAGACAAATGTATCCAGGAATAAACACAATTTCAAAAAGCTATATTTTCAGACTATTCGGCACTAGAGGCACAGCGCTTCTATTAAAAAGCAGCATTTTTTCAATCAATCATTATTATTTAATGAAAGGTAATCTGAAATTTATTCCATATCTGAAAATTCAGAATAGGCTTAAAGGCAATTTCCGTAAAGTAACAAAAGAGGACATTTTTTCATTAAAAAACCGTTTAGAAACACTATCATTTTACGACAAACGAGAGCTATTGTCCAGAATCCTTTTCTATAATAGTGGATTCACAAACTGTTACGGTTTTTTTGCCGACAACAAAATCGCTTATATCCAATGGCTCATTTATCCATCTGAGAATTATATAATAGAAAAAGACTATGCAACGAAATTTTATCCTTTATCACCTAAACAGGTAATGATAGAAAACGCCTTCACTTTTCCGGAATATAGAGGATATGGTCTCTACCGAACATTAACGCATAAACTTTGCAAGCAGGTGTACAAAGAGGGTTATACCACTGGATTATGCTACACAAGAAAAGATAAAACCACACCCCTGAATGAATTTTATCTCCTGGGTTTTAAAATTGATAAGCTTCTGACCGAATATAAATTTCTTTTCCGTACTTGGCGCAATTTGGATTAGTTCAGCTAAAATCATCTATAAAGGTACGTAATTAATATGGTAATCGATCATATCGGCATAGCAGTTTCATCGATCCACAAGGGTATCGACCATTGGGAAAAGACCTTCGGTTACCGGCAGGCAACCGACATTATCGAAAACACCCGTCAGAAAGTACTGGTAACATTTTTAGAAAAGCCCGAATCAACAACTGTAAAGCTAATCCAACCCACCGAAGAATCCTCTCCGGTCTATCGTTTCGCCAAAAAGGGCGGTGGTCTCCATCATCTCTGTTTCAAAGGCAACGACATCGACACCGACGTGTCCAGGTTCAAGGAGCTGGGTCTGCGGGTCCTGACCGATCCCCAACCCGGCGAAGCCTTCGATAACGAAAAAATCGCCTTCATCTACGCTGGCCAGGGTCTCAATATCGAGCTGATCGATACCGAAAAAAAAGCAGGCCGGAAAGAGGCAAAACCCTGAACCGATGCACTGAAATCTACAGCCATTCCGCCCCAACGACCCCTGAAAAGCCGATATATCGCAATAATCGCAAACTATTCTTCTTCCTCTCGACACTTCCCGATTTTCACCGGGACAGCCATGCGCTCACTCTTCCCCCTCGTCGAGTCGTCGTGTCGCCGTGTCGTCGCATCGTTTCCCCCTCCCCGTGCCTTTCCGCGGTAACCGTGGGCATTTTTGTATTGATAAATATCAACAAATACTGTATATTAACACTATACCGATTAATACATTTTGCAAAGGAAAGCTGTTCCAATGAAAAAGTTCTATGCCCTGGCATCCGTGATTACCGCATCCGTGCTTTTATTTCATTGTTCCGATATCACCGAAGAACGTCCGGCCACGGCAATCGATATCGGCGGTCCTCAGATGTTAGTCTGTACCGATGATACCCTGAATCTCTGTTGGGATGCTCCTGATCAGACCGACAGCTCCAATACCATCGAATCGTACGAATTATGTTACCGGGAGCACGACACCGGCTCTACCTGGACTGTTATTGATACGAATATTTCGGCGGGCAGTACGACCTGCTTTACTGTTTCCCACGCCGATCTTGGTAATGGGGTCTTCGATTTCGCCGTCCGCTCCGTTGCCGTTAACGGCACAAAATCCGATTACCACACCTCAATCGAAAACACCGCAATCCCTTCCTCCGGCTGGTTCGTTCGGTGGGATAAGTAGTACCTGTTCAAATTTGACTTTCGTCAATTTTGAACGGAGTAGAGGAATAGTGGATTGATGGAGTTATGCTTTTCGGTGTTTTCCATGGGGATTCTCACCCACTTTCCACATCTCTTCATTCCTCATAAGCTCGTGCGCTCATTCTGCCCCTTCTGCCCCTCCTGCGT containing:
- a CDS encoding DUF362 domain-containing protein; amino-acid sequence: MKRYFNKSRRSFITSMAAVISAAIFNSCSKQEKKMKGKKSNPPKPSATVFRAVNGNPVQNMGKILSMMGGIENIVGHDDIVVIKPNLQWWNQGAPNIAAVHCFVTQIFNRPGGFSGEVVIAENSHMGKAPWEHAGWNRRFERNSGLEGVFNYNELAKLLRKDYGDAFSACYLINVKTGAKRVYSPSEGPGYVYCDGTGGVPLLKIDNGLDGDQKRETIMTYPVMKTDRETTIDFKNGIWEKDAYSERPLRFFNFAALNHHSFYCGVTSAVKNYLGIVDLSGGPNTFDDGKIIDNYYNFHTFPFDYWDKGPVPGVMGSAIGYFMKTVRKADMNFITAQWSGLASRVEPPVSKTKIIMASKDPVALDYHASKYVLHPNSNAKVHDPDNTSLPLYNYLAKCAEQTGYIIDEKVTAVKSFDFLKDALQDINNLEVKGDKIWGNHLKSIAEHVLLHFITSR